The proteins below come from a single Perca flavescens isolate YP-PL-M2 chromosome 8, PFLA_1.0, whole genome shotgun sequence genomic window:
- the hyal4 gene encoding hyaluronidase-4 isoform X1, giving the protein MPVVPVGGTSSSHHAVPVALTCSWLLLLFHAAFGQKPAKLPLIGRKPFIAAWNAPLDMCTIKYNITTNADRLFHIHGSPRADWTGQNVTIFYANRLGYYPHYTPQGAAVHGGVPQNCSLDQHLIKAYQDINHFIPSEDFRGLAVIDWEFWRPQWSRNWHKKDIYRRKSKELTAKAYVNVTAAQVEELARRRFEKSAKAFMQRTIQLGTRLRPNGLWGFYLYPDCHNYNLHEQNYTGFCPLLERLRNDELLWLWNSSTALFPSVAIRKSHTNSISNLHFSRHRIRESFRVASLTSKEYDLPTYVYLRLGYRDEALAFLTMKDLIHTIGESAALGAAGFVIWGDLNLTSSRHNCTKVKTFLSHRLGQYITNVTRAAEVCSDHLCQSNGRCVRRDPLAHHYLHLSADSYRIRASSDGDFAVTGWHSQHELQLLTERFRCHCYEGHEGERCDSINLVKEDDGPRRDEDEDEQERLRTAWEDEQGGRKGPEGESEAPLNGSSLHLMLLMLLLNLSLLKTAV; this is encoded by the exons ATGCCTGTGGTGCCAGTGGGCGGGACATCCTCTTCCCACCACGCCGTACCTGTCGCCCTCACCTGCTCCTGGCTGCTCCTGCTCTTCCACGCCGCCTTTGGTCAGAAACCCGCCAAGctgcctctgattggccggAAGCCCTTCATCGCCGCCTGGAACGCCCCACTGGACATGTGCACCATCAAGTACAACATCACCACCAACGCCGACCGCCTCTTCCACATCCACGGGAGCCCGCGTGCTGATTGGACGGGCCAGAACGTCACCATCTTCTACGCCAACCGGCTGGGCTACTACCCCCACTACACGCCGCAGGGCGCTGCTGTGCACGGCGGCGTGCCGCAGAACTGCAGCCTGGACCAGCACCTGATCAAAGCCTATCAGGACATCAACCACTTCATCCCCTCAGAGGACTTCCGTGGCCTGGCCGTCATCGACTGGGAGTTCTGGCGGCCTCAGTGGAGCCGGAACTGGCACAAGAAGGACATCTACCGGCGCAAGTCGAAGGAGCTGACCGCCAAGGCGTACGTCAACGTGACGGCGGCACAGGTGGAGGAGCTGGCGCGGCGGCGGTTTGAGAAGAGCGCCAAGGCGTTCATGCAGAGAACTATCCAGCTGGGGACGCGCCTTCGCCCCAACGGCCTCTGGGGTTTCTACCTCTACCCCGACTGTCACAACTACAACCTGCATGAGCAGAACTACACGGGCTTCTGCCCCTTGCTGGAGAGGCTGAGGAACGACGAGCTGCTGTGGCTGTGGAACAGCAGCACGGCGCTCTTCCCCTCCGTGGCGATCCGGAAGAGTCACACCAACAGCATCAGCAACCTGCACTTCTCCCGGCACAGGATCCGGGAGTCGTTCCGCGTCGCCTCGCTGACCTCGAAGGAGTACGACCTCCCCACCTACGTGTACCTGAGGCTGGGCTACCGAGACGAGGCCCTGGCCTTCCTCACCATG AAAGATTTGATCCACACGATCGGGGAGAGTGCTGCTCTGGGAGCTGCAGGATTCGTCATCTGGGGGGACTTGAACCTGACCTCGTCCAGG CATAACTGCACCAAGGTGAAAACCTTCCTGAGCCACCGCCTGGGTCAGTACATCACCAACGTGACGCGGGCCGCTGAGGTCTGCAGTGACCACCTGTGCCAGAGTAACGGCCGCTGCGTCCGCCGGGACCCGCTCGCCCACCATTACCTCCACCTGAGTGCCGACAGCTACCGCATCCGGGCCTCCAGCGACGGGGACTTTGCCGTCACCGGGTGGCACTCGCAGCACGAGCTGCAGCTGCTGACCGAGAGGTTTCGCTGCCACTGCTACGAGGGCCACGAGGGCGAGCGCTGCGACAGCATCAACCTGGTGAAGGAGGACGACGGGCCGCGGAGGGACGAGGACGAGGACGAGCAGGAGAGGCTGAGGACGGCGTGGGAGGACGAGCAAGGTGGGAGGAAAGGGCCAGAGGGGGAGAGCGAAGCGCCGCTGAACGGCTCCAGCTTACACCTGATGTTGCTGATGCTCCTGTTGAACTTATCGTTACTGAAGACGGCCGTATGA
- the hyal4 gene encoding hyaluronidase-4 isoform X2 has protein sequence MPVVPVGGTSSSHHAVPVALTCSWLLLLFHAAFGQKPAKLPLIGRKPFIAAWNAPLDMCTIKYNITTNADRLFHIHGSPRADWTGQNVTIFYANRLGYYPHYTPQGAAVHGGVPQNCSLDQHLIKAYQDINHFIPSEDFRGLAVIDWEFWRPQWSRNWHKKDIYRRKSKELTAKAYVNVTAAQVEELARRRFEKSAKAFMQRTIQLGTRLRPNGLWGFYLYPDCHNYNLHEQNYTGFCPLLERLRNDELLWLWNSSTALFPSVAIRKSHTNSISNLHFSRHRIRESFRVASLTSKEYDLPTYVYLRLGYRDEALAFLTMHNCTKVKTFLSHRLGQYITNVTRAAEVCSDHLCQSNGRCVRRDPLAHHYLHLSADSYRIRASSDGDFAVTGWHSQHELQLLTERFRCHCYEGHEGERCDSINLVKEDDGPRRDEDEDEQERLRTAWEDEQGGRKGPEGESEAPLNGSSLHLMLLMLLLNLSLLKTAV, from the exons ATGCCTGTGGTGCCAGTGGGCGGGACATCCTCTTCCCACCACGCCGTACCTGTCGCCCTCACCTGCTCCTGGCTGCTCCTGCTCTTCCACGCCGCCTTTGGTCAGAAACCCGCCAAGctgcctctgattggccggAAGCCCTTCATCGCCGCCTGGAACGCCCCACTGGACATGTGCACCATCAAGTACAACATCACCACCAACGCCGACCGCCTCTTCCACATCCACGGGAGCCCGCGTGCTGATTGGACGGGCCAGAACGTCACCATCTTCTACGCCAACCGGCTGGGCTACTACCCCCACTACACGCCGCAGGGCGCTGCTGTGCACGGCGGCGTGCCGCAGAACTGCAGCCTGGACCAGCACCTGATCAAAGCCTATCAGGACATCAACCACTTCATCCCCTCAGAGGACTTCCGTGGCCTGGCCGTCATCGACTGGGAGTTCTGGCGGCCTCAGTGGAGCCGGAACTGGCACAAGAAGGACATCTACCGGCGCAAGTCGAAGGAGCTGACCGCCAAGGCGTACGTCAACGTGACGGCGGCACAGGTGGAGGAGCTGGCGCGGCGGCGGTTTGAGAAGAGCGCCAAGGCGTTCATGCAGAGAACTATCCAGCTGGGGACGCGCCTTCGCCCCAACGGCCTCTGGGGTTTCTACCTCTACCCCGACTGTCACAACTACAACCTGCATGAGCAGAACTACACGGGCTTCTGCCCCTTGCTGGAGAGGCTGAGGAACGACGAGCTGCTGTGGCTGTGGAACAGCAGCACGGCGCTCTTCCCCTCCGTGGCGATCCGGAAGAGTCACACCAACAGCATCAGCAACCTGCACTTCTCCCGGCACAGGATCCGGGAGTCGTTCCGCGTCGCCTCGCTGACCTCGAAGGAGTACGACCTCCCCACCTACGTGTACCTGAGGCTGGGCTACCGAGACGAGGCCCTGGCCTTCCTCACCATG CATAACTGCACCAAGGTGAAAACCTTCCTGAGCCACCGCCTGGGTCAGTACATCACCAACGTGACGCGGGCCGCTGAGGTCTGCAGTGACCACCTGTGCCAGAGTAACGGCCGCTGCGTCCGCCGGGACCCGCTCGCCCACCATTACCTCCACCTGAGTGCCGACAGCTACCGCATCCGGGCCTCCAGCGACGGGGACTTTGCCGTCACCGGGTGGCACTCGCAGCACGAGCTGCAGCTGCTGACCGAGAGGTTTCGCTGCCACTGCTACGAGGGCCACGAGGGCGAGCGCTGCGACAGCATCAACCTGGTGAAGGAGGACGACGGGCCGCGGAGGGACGAGGACGAGGACGAGCAGGAGAGGCTGAGGACGGCGTGGGAGGACGAGCAAGGTGGGAGGAAAGGGCCAGAGGGGGAGAGCGAAGCGCCGCTGAACGGCTCCAGCTTACACCTGATGTTGCTGATGCTCCTGTTGAACTTATCGTTACTGAAGACGGCCGTATGA